In bacterium, the DNA window AATTCATTCTAACAAAGCTATTCGTTTGTCACCCACAAATCCTGGTTCTAAACCCGAGGCTGATGCATTAGTTACCGAGCAATTTGGGCAATACATTTCCATTAGAACCGCCGATTGTGTTCCTATTTTACTTTATGATCCTGTTTCTCATCAGGTAGGGGCGGTGCATGCCGGATGGCGTGGTCTTATTGCCGGTGTTTTAGAAAATACCTTAAAGGAAATGGCTATTTTGGGAACTCAAAACAGTAATTTATTAGCCGCTGTGGGACCTTTCATTTGTAAAAATTGTTTTGAAGTAGGTGAAGAAGTGGTGGAAGAGTTTATTAAAAAATTTGGGACTACTTTCAAGATTTATCCCGGAGAAGGCAAAAAATCATTTATCGATTTAGGTGCTGGCATCCAAAAAATATTGGAAGA includes these proteins:
- the pgeF gene encoding peptidoglycan editing factor PgeF, translated to MMTPILASRLLSEYNEKITHGFTTRFIGDDTHQIEHFSGITADQIFGVKQIHSNKAIRLSPTNPGSKPEADALVTEQFGQYISIRTADCVPILLYDPVSHQVGAVHAGWRGLIAGVLENTLKEMAILGTQNSNLLAAVGPFICKNCFEVGEEVVEEFIKKFGTTFKIYPGEGKKSFIDLGAGIQKILEESGVPKSQIEFLPFCTRCHNDLFFSYRNGDIQMRNLSFIGLK